Proteins encoded by one window of Ursus arctos isolate Adak ecotype North America unplaced genomic scaffold, UrsArc2.0 scaffold_22, whole genome shotgun sequence:
- the PATE3 gene encoding prostate and testis expressed protein 3 — MATSLKCMTCHLRTRTDRCRRGFGFCVAQKFESCMTLKIFQGNILQLSYMVCQKFCRDLTFDLNNRTYIHKCCKHNFCNLKI, encoded by the exons ATGG CAACGTCGCTGAAGTGCATGACCTGCCACCTTCGCACACGGACAGATCGCTGTAGAAGAGGCTTTGGCTTCTGTGTTGCTCAGAAGTTCGAGTCATGCATGACTTTAAAGATCTTCCAGG GTAACATTCTACAGTTATCATATATGGTGTGTCAGAAATTCTGCAGAGACTTGACCTTTGATCTCAACAATCGGACTTATATTCATAAATGCTGCAAGCACAATTTTTGTAACCTCAAAATCTAA